ATTGGAGGAAAATCAAAATGTCAAGTGCATCAGCaaacaaagaagcaaaaaacTTACTTAACTCCACATAACgcatcaagagagagagagagagaggatagtAACACTACTGCTACCGTTACACATTGTCATAGGGATTGGAAGCAAAGATCGAAGAAGATTAGAAAGGTGGAAGCACGCCTTATTATTACAACGACACAACACCACCTCAAAACCCAAGAGATGATGTATGAAAGGCTCAATTCATTCCAAGGAGGAATCAATTTTACAGACAGACGGAGCGTTTGACTACAAGGATATCATGAGGGCCTACAGCACGACAATCCCCTGCTTTCCCTCCTGatccttcttccccttcctcGCTCCCCGCCGACCGTCCACCTTCACCGTGTAGCAGATCAGGAGGAGTAATCTGACTGCACAACGGCGAGCTGCAAAGACGAGGGTCGCCGGACTCCGCCTCCGGCGACGTCTTCCCACCCTTTTCCCCCatccctcctttcctttcttcctccatcaaaatctccttcacCCTTCACTTCCTTTCACCATCTCCACTTCCCTTCCTGTAAATAATAGACCGGCAGCCTTGCCCACTCCAGCCACgctcctctctcttcctcacaGATGTCTCGCCCTCCACTTCCATGCCTTCTTCAAACGTGAAGCAGAAGTCCAACGTGTCTTCTTATGGGAAACAGTGGCTCCGGTGCATTTAAGGGTGTTCAACGACTCATGCTCGACTCGTTAGTTTTCAtaagaatatatacaaaaatgCTTCACAGTATACTACATACAAACCTGAGGTCCTGTATTCGAATCCTTTTGTGATCGTTCAAATTCAGAAGTAAACTCTTTTAACCAACTCAGACTGGTTGGTTCGACTATGAGCTAAACCTCAGCTCGAGCTTAACAGACCCAGGTTAGAGtatgagccaagtcgagctcaaggtGGTCCACTCGAGCTCAGATAAAACTAGAGCTGACCTCAATCCATGGCTTAAGGTACTCAAGCTGCATGTTCAGCCTGTGCTTCCATAAATTCCGACTTCAACAGGCTCCTTAAACTCATTTTCCTAACCTAGCCGAGTTGGTGAGTCAACTTTCCGGCCCAATGACCTACTCTTCACCTGATCGAAGTCTAAGTCTTGTCAACTATGTAACTATGTTTATGTCCATACGTATTACGATTACCAGAGTTTGTGTGATCCTCATCAGAAGGGGCGAGGCCAAGGTAGGGCTTAGCTTGGGCCTTTGCCCtaccttaatttttaaaaaaaaattacatgtaaattttaaaaaaatttacttgttatatataaaaattctgTATTTCAGctatagtcaaaatttaaaaattcccTCGATCCTACCACCTTAAAAATTAACCAACATACAATGTACATCATAAtaatgtatatgaatgtaactttaacatttcatttcataaaTGTCATATTACATATAACATGGAAAATCATTAAATGTGACATAATGTATAAATAGGTAAGCAAGAAACCTAGCTACATAAAAACAATACAGCTTTTGGAAACGTTGTCCTTAATAAAgagcgtttgatggtttgaaagtttgattcaacAATAAAAATCTCAGAATCATAATTTTTCCTGAAATTAGAATAGAATCAAAAGTTTCAGTTTCAGTTTCTTAATTTCGGAAACAAAATAGTCtatttatttaacaattttaatttttaaaaaacatgagtattttgattttaaaattccaTAATTCTAAGTAGAGGACACGAAACTTCGGCAATTCATCCAAAGCCGCCACCGGGTAAGGTTGGCACCTAGTAATTCCTCTTTTTCAGAGGGATGTTTCCGTCATTAGGAAAACATCCTCTCAACGCAACGGATGAAATTTTGACCGTTGGGAACGTTTAAATCCACCGTCTCCTCTGATCGGGAAGCCTGAACCCCTCCAACGGtcatctctctgtctctctctggtTTTTATCCTGTGAGGCCTTGCCGATCTTTGTCAATCTGttcattgtttttctcctcTCCCCAATCCATTCATGGCTGACATCGAAAGAGCTCTGCCGAGTCCCCACATGGGAAAGGAGCTCAACATCCCCCCGGTTCAAGAGACTCAACAGCAAGATACGTCTCCGGCAGAGAAAACGCCGGTACTACTGCCGCCGGCCGACGCTGATCAGAGGCCGCCGCTTACAGCCGACAATGCTCAGAAGAATAGCTCGCCTGATCCCGTTGACGTTCCTAAGCGCAAAGCATTCAAATATCTGGACAGGTAAATTCTCAATCAAGGGTTTCTTGGCCCAATAATTGCAGGCACCGTTGCGGCAACTcaccctcaatttttttcatattgtgaAATTAGCGagaataagaacaaaatatcTTCACCATTTTCAGATTCCTCATAGTTTTATATGCATTTCTATGTGCTTCTGTTAGCCAATATTTTTCTGGGAATTCAAGACACCAAAAAGAATTTTAAGATATCGCGAGTTTTCCGCTCTCCATTTTGGCGAGAACTCGTTAGGAATGATATCGAACCGCGTAAAAATATCGTCCAAGTATGTGATTGATCGTTTGATATTGTTTGGAGATTTGCGTGGTCTCTGATTTTTAGGGAGCTTGGTTTCGACCATTTACtcacttcctcttcttcctaGCTTACCGTggcagtttttttcttctcaaatcgtattcagtttttgtttttcttgtgaatGTTTATAGGTACAGGAGTCCAACAGACCTTATGATGTCTCCTGTTTCTAGAGGCTTGCTCGCAAGGAACAGGAAGACAGCTGCTCTGCCAATGCATGAGATAAATCAGCAGCAGAAGAAGGTACTTGCTTTTGTATTTATGACAGAGTTTTATTAATCATCTAGAGTTAGTCTACGCCATATGCATTGAAACCTTGAGGTTACTTCATTAATTTGATATTGGTAAtagttatttattttaatttgctCGCATTGCtacatttttatcaaaaaatttaatgttt
Above is a window of Nymphaea colorata isolate Beijing-Zhang1983 chromosome 8, ASM883128v2, whole genome shotgun sequence DNA encoding:
- the LOC116259366 gene encoding uncharacterized protein LOC116259366; the encoded protein is MADIERALPSPHMGKELNIPPVQETQQQDTSPAEKTPVLLPPADADQRPPLTADNAQKNSSPDPVDVPKRKAFKYLDRYRSPTDLMMSPVSRGLLARNRKTAALPMHEINQQQKKVLESKSQDAGFFPA